A single Campylobacter concisus DNA region contains:
- a CDS encoding thiamine-phosphate kinase produces MDKENFTIECFGNAYIGDDAAVLGKQVFSKDIFAENSHFKHGWLSLEEIGYKAMIVNFSDTIVMNARPKFVLLGLSLPKNFSPQQIKELSGGINRACEEFGVKIIGGDTISSKILNISVSVIGELNGKAVIRKNARFGDLVAFTGELGGSQKGLNSLLRLGQISKNSRFKKPILRDKFFYEAAHLINSAMDISDGLNADLVRLLKASKKGAKFTKKLSRSELSSGEEYEVLFTFSPKNLNAIKRIAAKTRTKISIFAKISHKRLRQNARSHHF; encoded by the coding sequence ATGGATAAAGAAAATTTCACGATTGAATGCTTTGGTAACGCTTATATTGGCGATGATGCGGCCGTGCTTGGCAAGCAGGTCTTTAGCAAGGATATTTTTGCTGAAAATTCGCACTTTAAGCATGGCTGGCTAAGCCTTGAAGAGATCGGCTATAAGGCGATGATCGTAAATTTTTCAGATACGATCGTGATGAATGCTAGGCCAAAATTTGTGCTTCTTGGACTTAGCTTGCCAAAGAATTTTTCGCCGCAGCAAATTAAAGAGCTAAGTGGCGGCATAAACAGAGCTTGCGAAGAGTTTGGCGTAAAGATAATCGGTGGCGACACGATAAGTAGTAAAATTTTAAATATAAGTGTTAGTGTAATTGGCGAGCTAAATGGTAAAGCTGTGATTAGAAAAAATGCTAGATTTGGCGATCTGGTGGCATTTACAGGCGAGCTTGGAGGTAGTCAAAAGGGGCTAAATTCACTTCTTAGGCTTGGCCAAATTTCAAAAAACTCACGGTTTAAAAAGCCTATCTTAAGAGATAAATTTTTTTACGAAGCAGCTCATCTTATAAACTCCGCTATGGATATCTCAGATGGACTAAATGCTGATCTTGTTAGGCTTTTAAAAGCTAGCAAAAAGGGCGCTAAATTTACAAAAAAACTAAGCAGATCCGAGCTTAGTAGCGGCGAGGAGTACGAGGTTTTATTTACCTTTAGTCCTAAAAATTTAAATGCTATTAAAAGGATTGCCGCAAAAACTAGGACAAAGATTAGTATCTTTGCAAAAATTTCACACAAAAGGTTAAGACAAAATGCAAGAAGCCACCACTTTTAA
- the truD gene encoding tRNA pseudouridine(13) synthase TruD, protein MQEATTFKPLYALTHAPIEAYFSKNSDDFVVREIPLYEFSGDGEHLIVEISKKDMTTQEALHVLSEVTGAKMRDFGYAGLKDKQGMTTQFISMPRKFESNLANFSHEKMKILSLNVHQNKLRIGHLKGNSFFIRLKKVLPSNAKKLEQAFVSIDKMGYANYFGYQRFGKFGDNAETGLELLKNGTINGKKSKNPKLNDFLISAYQSDLFNRWLSKRVEISRFAQDFSLSELAQIYPYLSGENLKNLKSQKRFFKLIEGEVLGHYPHGKCFLCEDLDAEGARFDARDITSCGLIAGAKAYEAQGAARMVEDQIFAQANEYKSKMTGSRRFAWCYLEDTSYKYNEEKAHFTINFTLQKGSYATVVLEEILHKNIFE, encoded by the coding sequence ATGCAAGAAGCCACCACTTTTAAGCCACTTTATGCACTCACTCATGCGCCTATCGAGGCCTACTTTTCTAAAAATTCAGATGATTTTGTCGTGCGCGAAATACCACTTTATGAGTTTAGCGGTGACGGTGAGCACTTAATCGTTGAAATTTCTAAAAAAGATATGACGACACAAGAGGCCTTGCATGTCTTAAGCGAGGTTACAGGAGCTAAGATGCGTGATTTTGGCTACGCTGGGCTAAAGGACAAGCAAGGCATGACGACTCAGTTTATCTCGATGCCACGTAAATTTGAGAGCAATCTAGCAAACTTTAGTCACGAAAAGATGAAAATTTTAAGCCTAAATGTGCATCAAAATAAGCTTCGCATCGGACATCTAAAGGGAAATAGCTTTTTCATTCGCTTAAAAAAGGTGCTACCAAGTAATGCCAAAAAGCTAGAGCAAGCATTTGTTAGTATCGATAAAATGGGCTATGCAAACTACTTTGGCTATCAGCGTTTTGGTAAATTTGGCGATAATGCTGAAACTGGACTGGAGCTACTTAAAAACGGGACGATAAACGGCAAAAAGAGTAAAAATCCAAAGTTAAACGACTTTTTGATCTCGGCATATCAAAGCGATCTTTTTAACCGTTGGCTTAGCAAACGCGTGGAGATTTCGAGATTTGCGCAGGATTTTAGCCTCTCTGAGCTAGCTCAAATTTACCCGTATCTGAGCGGCGAAAATTTGAAAAATTTAAAATCGCAAAAGAGATTTTTTAAGCTAATTGAGGGCGAAGTTTTGGGTCACTATCCGCACGGCAAGTGCTTTTTGTGCGAGGATTTGGACGCAGAGGGCGCGCGCTTTGACGCTAGAGATATCACTAGCTGCGGGTTGATCGCGGGCGCGAAGGCGTATGAGGCGCAGGGTGCGGCGAGAATGGTTGAGGATCAAATTTTCGCGCAGGCAAATGAATATAAATCTAAAATGACGGGCTCAAGGCGCTTTGCGTGGTGCTATTTGGAGGATACGAGCTACAAATATAACGAGGAAAAAGCGCACTTTACGATAAATTTTACGCTGCAAAAAGGAAGCTACGCGACTGTTGTGCTAGAAGAAATCTTGCATAAAAATATCTTTGAGTAG
- a CDS encoding Type 1 glutamine amidotransferase-like domain-containing protein, whose translation MANIFLCSYFAEVASKINEVVNFQGKDIVFIDTAAKFEEVNFYVGEAVEILENFGAKLRRLDVSCAKNSAALVSSQDEPSCEDEILSAISQCDIIYVSGGNTFYLLNELRKSCAAQAIKNAVKAGKIYIGESAGAIVAAPDTRYATLMDENSAKTSDFTGLNLVDFYIVPHFGCEPFTQATHEIMEKFGNLYDLRPINNAEFIAL comes from the coding sequence ATGGCAAATATTTTTCTTTGCTCTTACTTTGCGGAGGTTGCGAGCAAGATTAATGAAGTGGTAAATTTTCAAGGCAAAGATATTGTTTTTATAGATACTGCGGCCAAATTTGAAGAGGTAAATTTCTACGTCGGCGAAGCGGTGGAAATTTTAGAAAATTTTGGTGCGAAGCTAAGACGCCTTGACGTCTCTTGCGCCAAGAATTCGGCGGCACTAGTATCTAGCCAAGATGAGCCATCTTGTGAAGATGAAATTTTATCTGCCATTAGTCAGTGTGATATCATTTACGTTAGCGGTGGAAATACATTTTATCTGCTTAACGAGCTGCGAAAATCGTGTGCCGCCCAAGCTATAAAAAATGCAGTCAAAGCGGGCAAAATTTATATCGGTGAGTCGGCGGGAGCGATCGTGGCCGCACCAGATACGAGATATGCTACGCTGATGGATGAAAATAGCGCGAAAACGAGTGATTTTACAGGGTTAAATTTGGTTGATTTTTACATCGTACCGCACTTTGGTTGCGAGCCTTTTACGCAGGCCACGCACGAGATAATGGAGAAATTTGGGAATTTGTACGATTTACGACCTATAAATAATGCTGAATTTATTGCGCTTTGA
- the fliS gene encoding flagellar export chaperone FliS → MNQSAYSAYAQSSFGGIESPTKLIEMLYDGILKFIFRTKKAIEAGDIEKKVYYINRTNAIFVELLNSLDYSQGDVAHYLSGLYTRQMQLLAMANIQNDVAALNEVTNVVKQLSEAWREVTSGE, encoded by the coding sequence ATGAATCAAAGTGCATATAGTGCATACGCACAGTCTAGTTTTGGGGGCATAGAGTCCCCAACTAAATTAATAGAAATGCTTTATGATGGAATTTTAAAATTTATATTTCGTACAAAAAAGGCGATAGAAGCTGGAGATATAGAGAAAAAAGTTTATTATATTAATAGGACAAACGCTATTTTTGTTGAGCTTTTAAATTCGCTTGATTATTCTCAAGGCGACGTAGCTCACTATCTTAGCGGCCTTTATACAAGACAAATGCAGCTTCTTGCTATGGCAAATATACAAAACGATGTCGCAGCCTTAAATGAAGTAACCAATGTCGTAAAGCAACTATCTGAAGCATGGAGAGAGGTAACTTCAGGTGAATAG